Proteins from a genomic interval of Triplophysa dalaica isolate WHDGS20190420 chromosome 21, ASM1584641v1, whole genome shotgun sequence:
- the si:dkey-238i5.2 gene encoding uncharacterized protein si:dkey-238i5.2 isoform X2 has protein sequence MIKAREAMKRIQPFTIGTKLSVPTETRCPDYVGIILPVPAEDCCEQRNESNDETSTCCQESRTPHKSAPMEDVSEDDIKEDDRDSASPPASSRSIRKIAMCGNTESQGDCHASYCNTVNHETNDADSSNEMLFAVEDRLSDRSASQLETDPWSRGRKIRNLHYDYSMPAFPHDQPEDASHSQRRDLKDFENSLIQLTTSLDLSQEEPNMSHQKKTEDGDLGLEMLRKRPTPVDHVDRSWVKLRSLLRDYHQDLMLALEVSSFYQQADNIISTIDCKKNSLVMTDVHKSSQDKETREIACQINMLNDSASRLSNIHPTLARRVTLKQAEVKENWAFLQELLRNQKTDVCTKRPSSSPDPLTTCPDSQSFARNEGHSVMGKDVKEEQNRLRGFECSQGMWAQRMWSPTEECSVGSRGSLSKSSCSKLDSITEKQDMYRKSCVSQMLETTTDPSNKHLVPCKLSNELTASSAMDNTIMSDGEEHDCSKQSQDHKLEELLGQVEVLWDALQKKYGENDEIKPDEKEPTGNKPDPMTPDFQLSYYLPETVDEGNSGMLAKFLELLDPSGYNEMSQDVPETHNSPEMAEAAEMSTYLLGRQTDGERSMKFDQTSEELQISLSTLTLRINQHLSRCAELSMDLLDIETDMAVLCDPDLSGLDGLQEQQDDLEAHFRIIEREVKEMERLANQIQALPSPEQRNPLREEVQAILQAWEEVGRNMVENRGRLEKFHQIQDYFENYLAMITWTEHIRSYILAGSSAWRESEVTEIDCSIETKLEEFSKLATAGQILVQEESRFKNIIKERTDELQSMLGWIQVNWHAQREQFEGDQNLKREETVDAVQQEAFPLQSLSSETLCLTNTEGTGGSIITQPSQNSFEHHKKHDVSSVFSQESCLAKTSLGSSICLILSLDEQSSGINQVTKQWSPNNNDTPLHTQSKEHTGESTSDVQVNSGLDSNSIPMQQSLEMRQVRWPNGSIINTEPKQKSPCGNLDQKLNNQLQSPNKEISSDMFPGSIQRTSSDHVEASLPLSASNKTHSKPEPSVTQEAQNQESQSSYRNLEENQHSTSNKIDHLRNEVSAEVTHRVFTYLHVSDVKSAVSPSPHTTSPMSPASTSSTHSSSVQVHHVTCGEKMVCIHNTFKACCAFTSKEPIRSEAEQRRRSTLGIAGLERSGKTSIFRQRCNTWPEGERKGKEIRSDGKLQVYVKKNMADFVIKDKANNHTLRDIPAPNAIKIQSSGPVKNICSYLSLGSTISFCLPNRFQSSASELENKVESDVIYNNTCDLKNKSLPLAQSPTDRSTSHQAMETDPEHTKVDPSSSCKVRNSEDLEEPTSEVETQELDQDDGTEHVLMQEEIQTTIECSQSTYKDIDKHKCNDYSIQRPDCSSPSAIQCSPLNTTSSCGHKCLSVHTKIKDLNGHLYFSSKYIKINSPANVPQVWSNGLRDTGSGRSARIINCGVGDCAVCLSDNNKESEDVGEPYAGISDNIEGLLQPGHWLFQQEEEELEDIWKGKMGNLTSNCTLERNVDEGKGLSITTNRGQVTLPLHA, from the exons ATGATTAAAGCAAGAGAAGCAATGAAGAGGATCCAACCTTTCACCATCGGGACCAAGTTATCTGTTCCCACTGAGACCAGATGTCCGGATTATGTAGGCATCATCCTTCCTGTCCCGGCTGAGGATTGCTGCGAACAGAGAAACGAGTCAAACGATGAAACTTCTACTTGCTGTCAAGAAAGCAGAACACCCCACAAGTCTGCACCGATGGAAGATGTTTCAGAGGATGATATAAAGGAAGATGATAGAGACTCTGCTTCTCCACCAGCTTCGTCTAGGTCTATCAGAAAGATTGCCATGTGTGGGAATACGGAGAGCCAGGGGGACTGTCATGCCTCTTACTGTAATACAGTCAACCATGAGACGAACGATGCGGATAGCTCGAATGAAATGCTGTTTGCTGTTGAGGACAGATTGAGTGACAGGTCTGCTTCACAGCTGGAG ACTGATCCATGGAGTAGAGGAAGGAAGATAAGGAACCTTCACTACGATTATAGCATGCCAGCATTCCCACATGATCAACCGGAGGATGCGTCTCATAGCCAGAGGAGAGACCTTAAAGACTTTGAGAACTCCCTGATCCAACTGACGACGAGTCTGGACTTGTCTCAG GAGGAACCCAACATGTCTCATCAAAAGAAAACAGAGGATGGAGATTTAGGATTGGAAATGCTTAGAAAAAGACCGACCCCGGTGGACCACGTTGATAGATC GTGGGTGAAGCTGCGGTCACTTCTCAGAGACTACCATCAGGATCTCATGTTGGCTTTGGAGGTCTCATCATTTTATCAACAAGCTGACAACATCATCAGCACCATCGACTGCAAG AAGAATAGTCTAGTAATGACGGACGTCCACAAAAGCAGTCAAGACAAGGAGACTCGAGAAATTGCCTGTCAGATTAAC ATGCTGAACGATTCTGCGTCTCGGCTGTCAAATATCCACCCAACCCTGGCCAGAAGAGTTACACTCAAACAGGCCGAGGTGAAGGAGAACTGGGCATTTCTCCAGGAGCTTCTACG GAATCAGAAGACAGATGTGTGTACCAAACGCCCGTCATCTTCACCCGATCCTCTGACCACATGCCCTGACTCACAGAGCTTTGCTCGAAATGAGGGTCATAGCGTAATGGGAAAAGACGTCAAAGAAGAGCAGAACCGTCTCCGAGGATTTGAG TGTTCTCAAGGCATGTGGGCCCAGAGGATGTGGAGTCCGACTGAGGAATGTTCTGTAGGGAGTCGAGGCTCGCTGTCTAAAAGCAGCTGCTCCAAATTGGACAGTATCACAGAGAAACAGGACATGTACAGGAAGAG CTGTGTCAGCCAGATGCTTGAAACGACTACTGATCCCTCAAATAAACATCTCGTACCCTGCAAGTTGTCGAACGAGTTGACAGCATCTAGTGCAATg GACAACACGATTATGAGTGATGGAGAAGAACATGACTGCTCCAAACAAAGTCAGGATCATAAATTGGAGGAACTTCTAGGCCAGGTGGAGGTCCTCTGGgatgctctgcagaagaaatatgGAGAGAACGATGAGATTAAACCAGATGAAAAAGAACCTACTGGGAATAAGCCTGATCCAATGACGCCAGATTTCCAACTTTCTTACTATCTCCCAGAAACTGTAGATGAGGGCAATTCTGGGATGCTTGCAAAGTTTCTTGAACTTCTGGATCCCAGCGGTTATAACGAAATGAGTCAG GATGTTCCCGAAACTCATAATAGCCCAGAAATGGCTGAAGCTGCAGAAATGTCAACTTATCTGCTGGGTCGCCAAACTGATGGAGAAAGATCGATGAAGTTTGACCAAACTTCAGAGGAGCTACAGATCTCG CTGTCTACTCTAACACTACGTATAAACCAGCATCTCTCCCGCTGTGCTGAGCTCAGTATGGATCTCCTGGATATAGAAACGGACATGGCGGTGCTTTGCGACCCTGACCTGAGTGGGCTTGATGGGCTACAGGAGCAGCAAGATGACCTAGAG GCTCACTTTCGCATCATTGAGAGAGAGgtgaaagagatggagagactAGCCAATCAGATACAGGCTCTTCCTTCTCCAGAACAGAGAAATCCTCTCAGAGAAGAAGTTCAGGCGATCCTGCAGGCCTGGGAAGAAGTAGGTCGCAACATGGTGGAGAACAGAGGTCGCTTGGAGAAGTTTCATCAGATTCAGGACTATTTTGAAAACTATCTCGCAATGAT TACATGGACTGAACACATCAGGTCCTATATTCTTGCTGGCAGCTCTGCTTGGAGAGAGAGTGAAGTTACAGAGATTGATTGCAGCATTGAAACGAAACTGGAGGAGTTTAGCAAACTGGCTACAGCTGGTCAAATACTTGTGCAAGAAGAGAGTCggtttaaaaacatt ATCAAGGAGAGGACAGATGAgctgcaaagcatgctgggatgGATCCAGGTGAACTGGCATGCTCAGAGAGAGCAGTTTGAAGGAGACCAGAATTTGAAACGAGAGGAGACAGTTGATGCTGTCCAGCAGGAG GCCTTCCCGCTCCAAAGTCTTTCATCTGAAACTCTGTGCCTTACAAACACAGAAGGTACAGGTGGTTCGATTATAACACAGCCGTCTCAAAACAGTTTCGAGCATCATAAGAAGCATGATGTATCCAGTGTTTTCAGTCAGGAGTCCTGTCTTGCAAAAACATCCCTAGGTTCGAGCATCTGTCTCATTTTGAGCCTTGATGAACAGTCTTCAGGCATCAACCAAGTGACCAAACAATGGTCACCCAACAATAACGACACTCCTTTACACACCCAAAGTAAAGAACACACCGGCGAGTCAACAAGTGATGTTCAGGTGAACAGCGGACTTGACAGCAACTCAATTCCAATGCAGCAATCCCTAGAAATGCGACAGGTGAGATGGCCAAATGGATCAATCATCAATACAGAACCCAAACAGAAGTCACCCTGTGGGAATCTAGACCAAAAATTAAATAACCAACTCCAAtcaccaaacaaagaaatatccAGTGATATGTTTCCTGGTAGCATTCAACGTACATCAAGTGACCACGTAGAAGCGAGTCTTCCGTTGTCGGCCAGCAACAAAACACACTCGAAGCCTGAGCCGTCAGTTACCCAAGAAGCACAAAACCAAGAGTCACAATCATCCTACAGAAATCTAGAAGAGAATCAACATTCGACATCAAACAAAATCGACCACCTGCGGAATGAAGTGTCAGCTGAAGTCACTCACAGA GTGTTCACATATTTGCATGTGTCAGATGTCAAATCTGCAGTCTCCCCGTCGCCACACACAACCTCTCCCATGTCTCCAGCGTCCACGTCTTCAACACATTCATCCTCTGTACAGGTGCATCATGTCACATGTGGAGAAAAGATGGTTTGTATCCACAACACATTTAAAGCCTGTTGTGCGTTCACATCGAAAGAGCCAATCAGAAGTGAGGCAGAGCAGCGAAGGCGTTCCACGCTTGGCATCGCCGGATTGGAAAGGTCTGGAAAAACGAGCATTTTCAGGCAAAGGTGTAACACTTGGCCGGAAGGGGAGAGGAAAGGGAAGGAAATTCGATCAGATGGCAAACTTCAGGTTTATGTTAAAAAGAACATGGCGGATTTTGTCATTAAAGACAAGGCAAATAATCACACTCTAAGAGACATCCCAGCGCCTAATGCTATCAAGATTCAGTCAAGTGGGCCGGTTAAAAACATCTGCTCTTATCTGTCTCTGGGATCCACAATTAGCTTCTGTCTTCCCAATCGTTTCCAAAGCAGCGCTTCAGAACTGGAAAACAAAGTGGAATCTGATGTGATTTATAATAACACGTGTGATTTAAAGAACAAGTCATTACCTTTAGCTCAAAGTCCAACAGATAGGAGTACTTCACATCAAGCGATGGAGACTGATCCAGAACATACTAAAGTTGACCCGAGTTCCAGTTGTAAAGTTAGGAATTCAGAAGATTTAGAAGAACCAACCAGTGAAGTCGAGACCCAAGAGTTAGATCAGGATGACGGCACTGAGCATGTCTTGATGCAAGAGGAGATCCAAACAACCATTGAGTGCTCTCAATCGACATATAAAGACATtgataaacataaatgtaatgatTACTCTATTCAACGCCCGGATTGCAGCTCACCTTCAGCCATTCAATGCAGTCCATTGAATACCACTTCTTCATGTGGTCATAAATGCCTTAgtgttcacaccaaaataaaagaccTAAATGGTCACTTATACTTTTCCTCCAAGTATATAAAGATAAACTCCCCTGCAAATGTCCCACAGGTTTGGTCTAATGGGCTTAGGGACACTGGATCTGGTAGGAGCGCTCGTATCATAAACTGTGGTGTGGGAGACTGTGCGGTGTGCTTAAGTGACAATAATAAAGAGTCTGAAGATGTAGGAGAACCCTATGCGGGGATATCTGACAACATAGAGGGGCTTCTTCAGCCTGGCCACTGGCTTTTCCAACAGGAGGAAGAGGAactggaagatatttggaagggtAAAATGGGTAACCTGACATCAAACTGTACTTTGGAAAGAAATGTGGATGAGGGAAAAG GGTTATCAATCACAACCAACAGGGGACAGGTAACTCTCCCACTACATGCATGA
- the si:dkey-238i5.2 gene encoding uncharacterized protein si:dkey-238i5.2 isoform X1, giving the protein MIKAREAMKRIQPFTIGTKLSVPTETRCPDYVGIILPVPAEDCCEQRNESNDETSTCCQESRTPHKSAPMEDVSEDDIKEDDRDSASPPASSRSIRKIAMCGNTESQGDCHASYCNTVNHETNDADSSNEMLFAVEDRLSDRSASQLETDPWSRGRKIRNLHYDYSMPAFPHDQPEDASHSQRRDLKDFENSLIQLTTSLDLSQEEPNMSHQKKTEDGDLGLEMLRKRPTPVDHVDRSWVKLRSLLRDYHQDLMLALEVSSFYQQADNIISTIDCKKNSLVMTDVHKSSQDKETREIACQINMLNDSASRLSNIHPTLARRVTLKQAEVKENWAFLQELLRNQKTDVCTKRPSSSPDPLTTCPDSQSFARNEGHSVMGKDVKEEQNRLRGFECSQGMWAQRMWSPTEECSVGSRGSLSKSSCSKLDSITEKQDMYRKSSCFPSCVSQMLETTTDPSNKHLVPCKLSNELTASSAMDNTIMSDGEEHDCSKQSQDHKLEELLGQVEVLWDALQKKYGENDEIKPDEKEPTGNKPDPMTPDFQLSYYLPETVDEGNSGMLAKFLELLDPSGYNEMSQDVPETHNSPEMAEAAEMSTYLLGRQTDGERSMKFDQTSEELQISLSTLTLRINQHLSRCAELSMDLLDIETDMAVLCDPDLSGLDGLQEQQDDLEAHFRIIEREVKEMERLANQIQALPSPEQRNPLREEVQAILQAWEEVGRNMVENRGRLEKFHQIQDYFENYLAMITWTEHIRSYILAGSSAWRESEVTEIDCSIETKLEEFSKLATAGQILVQEESRFKNIIKERTDELQSMLGWIQVNWHAQREQFEGDQNLKREETVDAVQQEAFPLQSLSSETLCLTNTEGTGGSIITQPSQNSFEHHKKHDVSSVFSQESCLAKTSLGSSICLILSLDEQSSGINQVTKQWSPNNNDTPLHTQSKEHTGESTSDVQVNSGLDSNSIPMQQSLEMRQVRWPNGSIINTEPKQKSPCGNLDQKLNNQLQSPNKEISSDMFPGSIQRTSSDHVEASLPLSASNKTHSKPEPSVTQEAQNQESQSSYRNLEENQHSTSNKIDHLRNEVSAEVTHRVFTYLHVSDVKSAVSPSPHTTSPMSPASTSSTHSSSVQVHHVTCGEKMVCIHNTFKACCAFTSKEPIRSEAEQRRRSTLGIAGLERSGKTSIFRQRCNTWPEGERKGKEIRSDGKLQVYVKKNMADFVIKDKANNHTLRDIPAPNAIKIQSSGPVKNICSYLSLGSTISFCLPNRFQSSASELENKVESDVIYNNTCDLKNKSLPLAQSPTDRSTSHQAMETDPEHTKVDPSSSCKVRNSEDLEEPTSEVETQELDQDDGTEHVLMQEEIQTTIECSQSTYKDIDKHKCNDYSIQRPDCSSPSAIQCSPLNTTSSCGHKCLSVHTKIKDLNGHLYFSSKYIKINSPANVPQVWSNGLRDTGSGRSARIINCGVGDCAVCLSDNNKESEDVGEPYAGISDNIEGLLQPGHWLFQQEEEELEDIWKGKMGNLTSNCTLERNVDEGKGLSITTNRGQVTLPLHA; this is encoded by the exons ATGATTAAAGCAAGAGAAGCAATGAAGAGGATCCAACCTTTCACCATCGGGACCAAGTTATCTGTTCCCACTGAGACCAGATGTCCGGATTATGTAGGCATCATCCTTCCTGTCCCGGCTGAGGATTGCTGCGAACAGAGAAACGAGTCAAACGATGAAACTTCTACTTGCTGTCAAGAAAGCAGAACACCCCACAAGTCTGCACCGATGGAAGATGTTTCAGAGGATGATATAAAGGAAGATGATAGAGACTCTGCTTCTCCACCAGCTTCGTCTAGGTCTATCAGAAAGATTGCCATGTGTGGGAATACGGAGAGCCAGGGGGACTGTCATGCCTCTTACTGTAATACAGTCAACCATGAGACGAACGATGCGGATAGCTCGAATGAAATGCTGTTTGCTGTTGAGGACAGATTGAGTGACAGGTCTGCTTCACAGCTGGAG ACTGATCCATGGAGTAGAGGAAGGAAGATAAGGAACCTTCACTACGATTATAGCATGCCAGCATTCCCACATGATCAACCGGAGGATGCGTCTCATAGCCAGAGGAGAGACCTTAAAGACTTTGAGAACTCCCTGATCCAACTGACGACGAGTCTGGACTTGTCTCAG GAGGAACCCAACATGTCTCATCAAAAGAAAACAGAGGATGGAGATTTAGGATTGGAAATGCTTAGAAAAAGACCGACCCCGGTGGACCACGTTGATAGATC GTGGGTGAAGCTGCGGTCACTTCTCAGAGACTACCATCAGGATCTCATGTTGGCTTTGGAGGTCTCATCATTTTATCAACAAGCTGACAACATCATCAGCACCATCGACTGCAAG AAGAATAGTCTAGTAATGACGGACGTCCACAAAAGCAGTCAAGACAAGGAGACTCGAGAAATTGCCTGTCAGATTAAC ATGCTGAACGATTCTGCGTCTCGGCTGTCAAATATCCACCCAACCCTGGCCAGAAGAGTTACACTCAAACAGGCCGAGGTGAAGGAGAACTGGGCATTTCTCCAGGAGCTTCTACG GAATCAGAAGACAGATGTGTGTACCAAACGCCCGTCATCTTCACCCGATCCTCTGACCACATGCCCTGACTCACAGAGCTTTGCTCGAAATGAGGGTCATAGCGTAATGGGAAAAGACGTCAAAGAAGAGCAGAACCGTCTCCGAGGATTTGAG TGTTCTCAAGGCATGTGGGCCCAGAGGATGTGGAGTCCGACTGAGGAATGTTCTGTAGGGAGTCGAGGCTCGCTGTCTAAAAGCAGCTGCTCCAAATTGGACAGTATCACAGAGAAACAGGACATGTACAGGAAGAG CTCATGTTTTCCAAGCTGTGTCAGCCAGATGCTTGAAACGACTACTGATCCCTCAAATAAACATCTCGTACCCTGCAAGTTGTCGAACGAGTTGACAGCATCTAGTGCAATg GACAACACGATTATGAGTGATGGAGAAGAACATGACTGCTCCAAACAAAGTCAGGATCATAAATTGGAGGAACTTCTAGGCCAGGTGGAGGTCCTCTGGgatgctctgcagaagaaatatgGAGAGAACGATGAGATTAAACCAGATGAAAAAGAACCTACTGGGAATAAGCCTGATCCAATGACGCCAGATTTCCAACTTTCTTACTATCTCCCAGAAACTGTAGATGAGGGCAATTCTGGGATGCTTGCAAAGTTTCTTGAACTTCTGGATCCCAGCGGTTATAACGAAATGAGTCAG GATGTTCCCGAAACTCATAATAGCCCAGAAATGGCTGAAGCTGCAGAAATGTCAACTTATCTGCTGGGTCGCCAAACTGATGGAGAAAGATCGATGAAGTTTGACCAAACTTCAGAGGAGCTACAGATCTCG CTGTCTACTCTAACACTACGTATAAACCAGCATCTCTCCCGCTGTGCTGAGCTCAGTATGGATCTCCTGGATATAGAAACGGACATGGCGGTGCTTTGCGACCCTGACCTGAGTGGGCTTGATGGGCTACAGGAGCAGCAAGATGACCTAGAG GCTCACTTTCGCATCATTGAGAGAGAGgtgaaagagatggagagactAGCCAATCAGATACAGGCTCTTCCTTCTCCAGAACAGAGAAATCCTCTCAGAGAAGAAGTTCAGGCGATCCTGCAGGCCTGGGAAGAAGTAGGTCGCAACATGGTGGAGAACAGAGGTCGCTTGGAGAAGTTTCATCAGATTCAGGACTATTTTGAAAACTATCTCGCAATGAT TACATGGACTGAACACATCAGGTCCTATATTCTTGCTGGCAGCTCTGCTTGGAGAGAGAGTGAAGTTACAGAGATTGATTGCAGCATTGAAACGAAACTGGAGGAGTTTAGCAAACTGGCTACAGCTGGTCAAATACTTGTGCAAGAAGAGAGTCggtttaaaaacatt ATCAAGGAGAGGACAGATGAgctgcaaagcatgctgggatgGATCCAGGTGAACTGGCATGCTCAGAGAGAGCAGTTTGAAGGAGACCAGAATTTGAAACGAGAGGAGACAGTTGATGCTGTCCAGCAGGAG GCCTTCCCGCTCCAAAGTCTTTCATCTGAAACTCTGTGCCTTACAAACACAGAAGGTACAGGTGGTTCGATTATAACACAGCCGTCTCAAAACAGTTTCGAGCATCATAAGAAGCATGATGTATCCAGTGTTTTCAGTCAGGAGTCCTGTCTTGCAAAAACATCCCTAGGTTCGAGCATCTGTCTCATTTTGAGCCTTGATGAACAGTCTTCAGGCATCAACCAAGTGACCAAACAATGGTCACCCAACAATAACGACACTCCTTTACACACCCAAAGTAAAGAACACACCGGCGAGTCAACAAGTGATGTTCAGGTGAACAGCGGACTTGACAGCAACTCAATTCCAATGCAGCAATCCCTAGAAATGCGACAGGTGAGATGGCCAAATGGATCAATCATCAATACAGAACCCAAACAGAAGTCACCCTGTGGGAATCTAGACCAAAAATTAAATAACCAACTCCAAtcaccaaacaaagaaatatccAGTGATATGTTTCCTGGTAGCATTCAACGTACATCAAGTGACCACGTAGAAGCGAGTCTTCCGTTGTCGGCCAGCAACAAAACACACTCGAAGCCTGAGCCGTCAGTTACCCAAGAAGCACAAAACCAAGAGTCACAATCATCCTACAGAAATCTAGAAGAGAATCAACATTCGACATCAAACAAAATCGACCACCTGCGGAATGAAGTGTCAGCTGAAGTCACTCACAGA GTGTTCACATATTTGCATGTGTCAGATGTCAAATCTGCAGTCTCCCCGTCGCCACACACAACCTCTCCCATGTCTCCAGCGTCCACGTCTTCAACACATTCATCCTCTGTACAGGTGCATCATGTCACATGTGGAGAAAAGATGGTTTGTATCCACAACACATTTAAAGCCTGTTGTGCGTTCACATCGAAAGAGCCAATCAGAAGTGAGGCAGAGCAGCGAAGGCGTTCCACGCTTGGCATCGCCGGATTGGAAAGGTCTGGAAAAACGAGCATTTTCAGGCAAAGGTGTAACACTTGGCCGGAAGGGGAGAGGAAAGGGAAGGAAATTCGATCAGATGGCAAACTTCAGGTTTATGTTAAAAAGAACATGGCGGATTTTGTCATTAAAGACAAGGCAAATAATCACACTCTAAGAGACATCCCAGCGCCTAATGCTATCAAGATTCAGTCAAGTGGGCCGGTTAAAAACATCTGCTCTTATCTGTCTCTGGGATCCACAATTAGCTTCTGTCTTCCCAATCGTTTCCAAAGCAGCGCTTCAGAACTGGAAAACAAAGTGGAATCTGATGTGATTTATAATAACACGTGTGATTTAAAGAACAAGTCATTACCTTTAGCTCAAAGTCCAACAGATAGGAGTACTTCACATCAAGCGATGGAGACTGATCCAGAACATACTAAAGTTGACCCGAGTTCCAGTTGTAAAGTTAGGAATTCAGAAGATTTAGAAGAACCAACCAGTGAAGTCGAGACCCAAGAGTTAGATCAGGATGACGGCACTGAGCATGTCTTGATGCAAGAGGAGATCCAAACAACCATTGAGTGCTCTCAATCGACATATAAAGACATtgataaacataaatgtaatgatTACTCTATTCAACGCCCGGATTGCAGCTCACCTTCAGCCATTCAATGCAGTCCATTGAATACCACTTCTTCATGTGGTCATAAATGCCTTAgtgttcacaccaaaataaaagaccTAAATGGTCACTTATACTTTTCCTCCAAGTATATAAAGATAAACTCCCCTGCAAATGTCCCACAGGTTTGGTCTAATGGGCTTAGGGACACTGGATCTGGTAGGAGCGCTCGTATCATAAACTGTGGTGTGGGAGACTGTGCGGTGTGCTTAAGTGACAATAATAAAGAGTCTGAAGATGTAGGAGAACCCTATGCGGGGATATCTGACAACATAGAGGGGCTTCTTCAGCCTGGCCACTGGCTTTTCCAACAGGAGGAAGAGGAactggaagatatttggaagggtAAAATGGGTAACCTGACATCAAACTGTACTTTGGAAAGAAATGTGGATGAGGGAAAAG GGTTATCAATCACAACCAACAGGGGACAGGTAACTCTCCCACTACATGCATGA